Proteins found in one Serratia plymuthica genomic segment:
- the dcuR gene encoding two-component system response regulator DcuR, with protein sequence MINVLIIDDDPMVAELNKYYLSQVSGFHCQATVATLAQARALLADANVPVDLVLLDIYMQQENGLDLLPGLRELGEKTDVIIISSASDVDTVQRALHYGVVDYLIKPFQFTRFKEALNNYQQQSQILAQREFSQSDVDSLLRRQPSSSEGKKLPKGLTTITLSTVCEWIEQQHDGEFSTDNLANAIGISRVSCRKYLIYLAESGILGTRILYGTTGRPVYLYQLKPDAIAMLKEYCRPA encoded by the coding sequence ATGATTAACGTATTGATTATCGACGACGATCCGATGGTTGCAGAACTCAATAAATACTATCTGAGCCAGGTCAGCGGTTTTCACTGCCAGGCGACGGTCGCCACGCTGGCGCAGGCGCGCGCGTTGCTGGCCGACGCCAACGTCCCGGTCGATCTGGTGCTGCTGGACATCTATATGCAGCAGGAAAACGGGCTGGATCTGCTGCCCGGCCTGCGCGAGCTGGGCGAAAAAACCGACGTCATCATCATTTCTTCCGCCAGCGACGTGGACACGGTGCAGCGCGCCCTGCACTACGGCGTGGTGGATTATCTGATCAAGCCTTTCCAGTTCACCCGATTCAAAGAGGCGTTGAACAACTACCAACAGCAGTCGCAGATCCTGGCGCAACGCGAGTTCTCGCAGAGCGACGTCGACAGCCTGCTGCGCCGCCAGCCCAGCAGCAGCGAAGGCAAGAAACTGCCGAAAGGGCTGACCACCATCACGCTGAGTACGGTGTGCGAATGGATCGAACAGCAACATGACGGCGAATTCTCCACCGACAATCTGGCCAACGCCATCGGCATTTCGCGCGTGTCCTGCCGCAAATATCTGATCTATCTCGCAGAAAGCGGCATCCTTGGCACCCGTATTCTGTACGGCACGACAGGCAGGCCGGTCTATCTTTACCAACTTAAGCCGGATGCCATCGCCATGCTGAAAGAGTATTGCCGGCCGGCCTAG
- a CDS encoding sensor histidine kinase: MPKQRIPLKLSTTLTLMVSAIIASVLLVVFALFFVQMNREGQDRLQQKAMAIANTLALSSTVVGGLERQDRSGEIQRFAEQVRKQNELLFVVVVDMNGIRYSHPKPWRIGQHFIGEDLEPALHGKTNSAITRGSLGPSLRVFVPVYDAQRQQIGVVSLGIALDTVRRVLGESRWIIYWTIAFAALVGTLGTFFLVKALKRIMLGFEPYEISNLFEQRNAMLQSIKEGVIAVDNQSRITIVNDEAKRLLRQCGPLENLLLESASKHWPAQLHLAEVLVSGKPLRDRQISFNGSELLTNTVPVIAKGQVIGAIATFRDKTEVSQLVQRLSGMAHYADALRVQSHEFMNKLHVILGMLHMKAYQQLENYIINTASNYQEEIGALLRKIQSPEVAGFFIGKISRAHEAGIELTIDDASLLPESDDAETTHVLISVLGNLIENAIDAIDGVEGHEINLSFHHNENHLHCIVSDDGPGIDPAIGARIFEQGFSTKGPGRGIGLALIRSSLEKLGGSIDFDSEPGELTQFFVHIPYRAKG; the protein is encoded by the coding sequence ATGCCAAAACAACGGATCCCGCTGAAGCTCAGCACCACACTCACGCTGATGGTGTCCGCCATTATTGCTTCGGTGCTGCTGGTGGTGTTCGCGCTGTTTTTTGTGCAGATGAACCGAGAGGGGCAGGATCGGTTGCAGCAAAAAGCGATGGCGATTGCCAATACGCTGGCGCTCTCTTCCACCGTGGTCGGGGGGCTTGAACGTCAGGATCGCAGCGGCGAGATCCAGCGCTTTGCCGAGCAGGTGCGTAAGCAGAACGAGTTGCTGTTCGTGGTGGTGGTCGATATGAACGGCATTCGCTACTCGCACCCCAAACCCTGGCGCATCGGCCAGCATTTTATCGGCGAGGACCTGGAGCCTGCGCTGCACGGCAAAACCAACAGCGCCATCACTCGCGGTTCGCTGGGGCCGTCATTGCGGGTTTTTGTCCCGGTCTATGACGCGCAACGGCAGCAGATCGGCGTGGTGTCGCTCGGCATCGCACTGGATACCGTCCGCCGGGTGCTGGGCGAAAGCCGCTGGATTATTTACTGGACCATCGCCTTCGCCGCGCTGGTCGGCACGCTTGGCACTTTCTTCCTGGTGAAGGCGTTGAAGCGCATCATGCTCGGCTTTGAACCCTACGAAATTTCCAACCTGTTCGAACAACGCAACGCCATGCTGCAGTCGATTAAAGAAGGCGTGATTGCGGTCGATAACCAGTCACGCATTACCATTGTCAACGACGAAGCCAAACGGCTGCTGCGTCAATGCGGGCCGCTTGAGAATTTGCTGCTGGAATCCGCCAGCAAACATTGGCCGGCCCAGCTGCACCTGGCGGAGGTCCTGGTCAGCGGCAAGCCGCTGCGCGACCGGCAGATCAGTTTTAACGGCAGCGAGCTGTTAACCAATACCGTGCCGGTGATCGCCAAAGGCCAGGTTATCGGCGCCATCGCCACCTTCCGCGATAAAACCGAGGTCAGCCAACTGGTGCAGCGCCTGAGCGGCATGGCACACTACGCCGATGCGCTGCGCGTACAGTCGCATGAGTTTATGAACAAGCTGCACGTGATCCTCGGCATGTTGCATATGAAGGCTTATCAGCAGTTGGAAAACTACATTATCAATACCGCCAGCAACTACCAGGAAGAAATCGGCGCGCTGCTGCGCAAGATCCAGTCGCCGGAAGTCGCAGGTTTCTTTATCGGCAAGATCAGCCGCGCTCATGAGGCCGGCATTGAGCTGACCATTGATGACGCCAGCCTGCTGCCGGAAAGCGACGATGCGGAAACTACCCATGTGCTGATCAGCGTGCTGGGCAATCTGATTGAAAATGCCATCGACGCCATCGACGGCGTTGAAGGGCATGAGATCAACCTGAGCTTCCATCATAATGAGAATCACTTACACTGTATTGTCAGTGATGACGGCCCCGGCATAGATCCGGCCATCGGCGCACGCATTTTTGAACAGGGTTTTTCCACCAAAGGACCGGGGCGCGGTATCGGGCTGGCGTTGATCCGCAGCAGCCTGGAGAAGCTGGGCGGCAGCATTGATTTCGACTCTGAACCGGGTGAGTTAACCCAATTTTTTGTGCATATTCCCTATCGGGCCAAGGGCTGA